GTTGTTCACACAGGCTGACCATGCTGGTTTTCACCGGCTGACCGTTCCAGAACCCGGTGCGGTTTTTGACGTCTGCACCGTAGGCGGAAGTGTCCTGAGAGATGACCAGCAGTTCCTTCACGCCCGCATCCGCCAGCCGTTTGGCTTCATCCAGCACCGAGCCGATCGGACGGCTGTCCAAATCGCCGCGCATCGACGGAATGATACAGAAAGTGCAATGGTGATCGCAGCCTTCCGAAATTTTCAGATAGGCGTAGTGGCGCGGCGTCAATTTCACGCCCTGCGCCGGGATCAGGCTGGTGAACGGGTCATGTTCCGGTTTGGGAACATAGTGATGCACATGATTGAGCACCTGCTCGTAGCTGTGCGGGCCGGTGATCTCCAGTACGTTGGGGTGCACTTCACGGATCTGATTATCTTTCGCGCCCAGACAGCCGGTCACGATCACCTTGCCGTTTTCGTTGAGCGCTTCGCCGATCGCTTCCAGCGATTCCTGCACCGCGCTGTCGATGAAACCGCAGGTATTGACGATCACCAGATCGGCGTCATTGTAGCTTGGCACCACCTGATACCCTTCGGTACGCAGTTCGGTCAGGATGCGCTCCGAATCCACCAGGTTTTTCGGGCAACCGAGGCTGACAAAGCCAATCTTGCGGGACAGGTCTTTGCCGGCGCCACTGGATTGATCGCTCAGGGCTTTTTGCGGTGCCGACAGCGTGGTGGTCTGGGATGGATCGAAGGTGTTAACAGTCATAGCGTCTCATACATCGGGTTGGGGCGGAAAAATGCGGCGGATTATACCTGAATCATCGTCAGGAAACAGTCCCGCATGATTATAAAATAATCAGCGAGAACCGACAGCCGACGGCTGGCACGGTTTGGTGGAACAAGATGCAAATTTGAGTAAATTTTACCTGACGGTTTGGTTCAACATGCTATTAGTTTTACATTCTGTGTCGTTATTCTTTGTCGTTTTACATGTGGTGGTTTTATCGCCACGACCAATAACAGGGAGAACCTGCATGTTTTTTCCCCGCGTTCATTTTCTTACCTTGCCGCTACTGGCGGCAGGCTGGCTGTTTTCCATGAGTTTGTTTGCCGCACCGACAGTCACGGTGTTGCAGGATAACCTTGATCACCCGTGGTCACTGGCGTTTTTGCCGGACGATCAGGGCTTGTTGCTGACGGAACGTTCCGGTCAGTTGCGGCACTGGCAGGCCGGGAAAGGATTGTCGGCGCCGCTCGACGGCGTTCCGGTGGTGTTTGCCCGTTCGCAGGGCGGGTTGCTGGATGTGGTGCTGTCGCCGAATTTCCGCCAGGATCGCCGCGTGTACCTGAGTTATGCCGAATCGGGCCCGGACGGGCTGGCGGGAACGGCGGCAGGATTTGGCGTGTTGTCGGATGATCTGCGGCGGCTGAACAACTTCACCGTGATTTTCCGGCAACTGCCGAAGCGTTCGACCGGCGCCCATTTCGGCGGACGAATGGCGTTTGACAGGCAAGGGCATCTGTTTATCGCGCTGGGTGAAAATCAGCAGCGTATGCTGGCTCAGGATCTGGGCAGCCTGCAGGGCAAACTGGTGCGCCTCACCCCAGAGGGTGAAGCGCCGGTTGATAACCCATTCGTTAACCACTCGGGCGCCAGGCCGGAGATTTGGTCCTACGGGTTACGTAATCCACAAGGGCTGGCGCTGAATCCGTGGTCCGGCGATATCTGGGAAAGCGAACACGGACCGCGAGGCGGCGATGAAGTCAATATTCCCCGGCCGGGCGAAAATTACGGCTGGCCGTTGGCGACGTACGGTATCGATTATTCAGGGCAAAATATTCCGGAATTTCAGGGAACGGAAGTAGCCGGTACCGCCAACCCGGTTTACTACTGGAAAGTTTCGCCGGCCATCAGCGGGATGGCGTTTTACAACAGCGGCCGTTTCCCGGCCTGGCGTCATTCGTTATTCATCGGCGCGCTGGCGGGCACCAGCCTGATCCGGCTGTCCCTGGAAGGGGATCGGGTCGTGTCGGAAGAGCGTTTGCTGGCCGATCGGGGCGAGCGCATCCGTGATGTGCGGGTCGGGCCGGATGGCTATCTCTATGTGCTGACCGATCAGGATAACGGCAAGTTGCTGAAAGTTGGGCTGGCGGAGTGACGATATCCGGTGTGACGGAGCGCCTGCGCCGGGCGCTCCACGTAAGATCAGGTCAGCGGCAACATCACGGTCTGGCGGAAGGCATCCCGTTCGGTCAATTGCTGATACCAGCGTTCCAGATGCGGGCGAGGCTGGCGGCTAATCGGCAGGTTGAACCAGCTGTAAGCGATGCATCCTAACGGAATGTCGCCAATGCCAAATTCATCGCCGGAAAGCCAGCGTTGGTTTGCCAGTACCGCATCGGCGATAGCAAACAGCTTTTCGCAGCCGGCGATACCGGTCTCGACATCCTGCATGTTGCGTTTTTCCGGCACGGTGCGCACCAGGTTGATAAACACCTGTTTATAAGGTTCGGTGAGCCCTGCGGCCCAGTCCAGCCATTTGTCGATGCCGGCCTGTATCTTCGGGTCGGCGTGGTAGAAGCGGCCCTGACCATATTGCGCGGCCAGATAACGCACGATGGCGTGCGACTCCCACAATACCAGCTCGTCATCCTGCAGGCAGGGCACCAGCCCGTTGGGGTTCATGGACAGATAGTCCGCGTCGCGGTTGCGGCCGAATTGCCCACCCGCCGGCACCAGTTCATACGCCAGCCCGAGTTCTGCCGCACACCAGCGCGCTTTCTTCACATTAGTCGAGTTTTCACGACCCCAGATTATCAGCATCACATCACTCCTTCCTGATGGTTTTTTATGCAATGAAGCCGGCGGTTTATCGTGCCGTCTGGCGCTCATGCCAATGTCAGTGTTTTAAATAATGTCAGTGTCTTAAATAATGTCAGTGCTTTAAATAACGCTGTTTATCACTATACCCACCGCCGCGGTTGGATGTAACCGCTTCTGCGATGGCGATTTATCCGTCATTTGGTATAACAGACAGACAGGAAATATTGATATAGCTTTTTTCTATTTACCAATCAGGCTGATATTTCCAATAATAACCGCTATTTATTAGCAGACGGGATAACTATATCTATGATATTCACCCAACCTATGACATTAACTCGTTCGATTCGCGCCGTGCTGGCGGTGGCGCTTTTGGCTTCTGGAACTTCGCAGGCGTTAGCACAGAGCGACCCGCATACTATCGTATTTGGCGTAGCGCCAGGGCCGTACGGGGATATGGTTAATCAGGCGATCAAGCCGGAGCTGACCAAAAAAGGCTACAACGTGGTGGTACGCGAATTCAGCGACTATGTGCAGCCCAATCTGGCGTTGTCTAACGGTAGCATCGACGCCAACCTGTTCCAGCATACGCTGTATCTGGATAAATTCTCCGCCGACAAAGGGCTGAAACTCACCCGCCTGATCACGGTGCCGACTGCCAGTATGGGGTTCTACTCCCGTAAAATCACCTCGCTGGATCAATTGAAGAAAGGGGATGTGATCACCCTGTCCAACGACCCGACTAATCTGGCGCGCGGCCTGCGTTTTCTGCAATCGCTGGGGTTGATCACCATCAAACCGAATATCGATCCGACCAAAGCGTCGGAAAAAGATATTCAGGACAACCCGCGCGAACTGGTGTTCAAGCCGCTGGAGGCCGCGCAATTGCCGCGTACGCTGGATAGCGTGACCGCGTCGCTGGTGAACGGCAACTTCGCCATTGCCGCCGGGTTGAAACTCTCGTCCGCGTTGAAGCTGGAAACGTTGGATGAAAATCTGAAAAACGTGATTGCGGTTCGTACCGACGATCTGGACAAGCCGTTCGTGAAAGAGATTAAAGCGGTGGTGGAATCCCCGGCGTATGCCGCGGTGATTAACGATCCGGCCACGATGTTCAGCCAGTTCCAGCGTCCTGACTGGATGAGGGCGCAAACGCCGACGCCGGCCCAATAATAACGATCAAAAGCCGATGGTGGTTGGCGGCCTGAAAGCCATCGGCAGTACGCCGATTCAGAACCAGGATCGCGTGGTATCAGTATGAGCCGGTCTTCGACCGGCTTTCTGTTTTTCTTCCATTGGTTATCAGGAGTCATGCGGATAATGATTCAGTTAGAAAATATCTGCGTAGAATTTCCTCAGGGAAAAGGCGCGGGCGCGCGGGCGGTCGATGACGTCAGCCTGCACATTCGTCAGGGAGAGGTCTACGGGATTGTCGGCGCCAGCGGGGCGGGGAAAAGTACGCTGCTGCGCACTATTAATCTATTGCAACGCCCGGTTTCGGGCCAGGTGCGGGTCAACGGCGTGCGGGTCAGTGACCTGAGCGGTCAGGCGCTGCGTGCCGAACGTCAGAAAATTGGCATGATTTTTCAGCACTTCAATTTGATGCAGACGCGTACCGTGGCGCAGAACGTGGCGTTCAGTCTGCGTGCCGCCGGTAAACCAACGCCGGTGATTAATCAGCGGGTCCCGGAAATTTTGGCGCTGGTGGGGCTGGCGGATAAAGCCGACGCTTATCCGTCACAGTTGAGCGGCGGTCAGAAACAACGTGTGGGCATCGCCCGCGCCATCGCTAATCACCCGGAGGTGCTGCTGTGTGATGAACCGACATCGGCGCTGGATCTGGAAACATCGGCGGCGATTCTGGATTTGCTGAAACAGATTAATCAGAAACTGGGCATCACCATTGTGTTGATTTCCCACGAAATGAGCGTGATAAAAACGATTTGCGATCGGGTAGCGGTGATGACCGGCGGTCGCGTGGTGGAAGAGGGTGAGGTGTTCGATATTTTCGCCACGCCGCAACATGCCTTTACCCGACAACTGGTGTCGCACACCCTTAACCTGGAGCTGCCGGCGCGCCTGAAGCAGGAACTGCGCGGCACGTTGCTGAAAATCCTGTTCATCGGCGAGTCGGCCGAACAGCCGGTGCTGTCGGATGTGGCGACCCGCTATGGCGTATCGGTCAATATCCTGCACGGCAAAATCGAGTATATCGGCCATCGGGCGTTAGGCGTTCTGGTCGCATTGCTCACCCATCCCAGCGACAAGCGGGTGGTGGCGGATGCGGTGAAACACATTCAACAACGCACGGCTCAGGTGGAGGTGCTGCATGGCTGAGTTGCTGACCGATCTGTTCAATGCTTTCAACGAAACCTTCCAGATGGTAGGCATTTCGACGCTGTTCGCTGTGCTGGGTGGTTTACCGCTTGGGTTTCTAATCTATGTGACCGACCGTCATCTGTTCTGGGAAAACCGTTTCTTCTATCTGTTTGGCACCGTGCTGGTGAATATCATCCGCTCGATTCCGTTCGTCATTTTGCTGGTATTGTTGCTGCCGTTGACCCAGTTCCTGCTGGGGAACACCATCGGCCCGGTAGCGGCGGCTGTGCCGATGTCGGTGGCCGCAATAGCGTTCTATGCGCGTCTGGTCGACAGCGCCCTGCGTGACGTGGATCCGGGGATTGTGGAAGCGGCGGAGGCGTTTGGCGCCAGCCCACTGCGCATCATCGGTACGGTACTGCTGCCGGAAGCGCGCGCCGGCCTGCTGCGAGGATTGACCATTACGCTGGTCAGCCTGATTGGGTACTCGGCGATGGCCGGGATTGTCGGCGGCGGCGGCGTGGGCGATCTGGCGATTCGTTTCGGCTATTACCGTTACGAAACCCAGGTGATGGTGATTACCGTGATAGCGCTGGTTATTCTGGTACAGATTGTACAAACGTTGGGTGACTGGCTGGCAAAACGCGCTGACAAGCGCGAACGTCGTCGATAATTAAATATTTTTTGATAATCCATGCGAAAGCCAGGCCGCTGATCTTTATTCAGGGGCCTGGCGAATAAGCATTTAGTTATGCGAAAAACGTTATTATTCTTTCCGCTACCTGTTTAGCGGCCTTCCGGTTTTCGAGGTCAAGGAAGTGACCCGCTTCAGGAATCGTGCTGAATTCACAGAGCCTGATATACTTTTCCATTTTTTTGATATCGTCGGCGGTAGTGTATTCGTCATTTTCGCCATTCAAAAAAAGTATCTCAGCATTAATATCTTTGAATATCTCGATATACTGCTCTTCCTTAAGGGTGAGAACCTGATCTATATGGAAATTGACCTGCTGAAACGCAAATTCGCTCATGGAGGAGATATGCTTCAGATTAATGTGCTTCAATAATGGCGGCAGGAATTTACCTACTTCATTATTGAGCAACTCTGCCGCATGTTCGAATTCCTTCGAGTGGATATAATGCCTGGCGCGTTGGATATAATCCCGCATTTTATCGTTAAGATGTGCTGAAAACGACGCGATCACGGCTTTCTTGATCCGTTTGGGCTTGTTTGACAAGGCGAGCATTGAAGAGAGCCCGCCCCAGGAAATCGACAGGATATGGTCCGGTTCAAGCGTATCGATGAGATGAAGCAGGATATTGACTTCATCGTTTTTGGTTATGACTCTATCCAGCGTGTTGTGAGGCAATGATTCGCCAATAAACGGCAAATCAAAAAGAATTATATTAAACCTGCTGGACAGGTTTTTGACGGTGTTTTTGAATGCTGCCGTTGTCGATAGTGCTCCGTTAACCATAATAATGGTTTCATGTGCAGGATCGGAAATATGCTTTTCAACATATATTTTCCATGAGTCATATGTGACAATGCATTTTTCTATGGACATGATAAATTCCCTTTTGTTTGCCCGGCCAAGGCATGGCGCTATCGTTAGAGCGTTTTTAGTAGTGAGATTTAACCGAATTAATAATTCTCCCTCTGAAAAAGACCGAAGGAATACCGTTTCTATCTTTGTTGTTAATATATTGACATCGTTAATTTATCACATTATTTGGGATGAGATAAATGCCACTTAATTTATTCGCACTATTAAGCTTTCTAAAAAGAAATAATGAATTAAAAATGTTGAACTAAGCGGTATATGAAGAATTTTTAATAAAAAATTTTAATGATTTCGACAGATGTGTGGGTGTGTCCACGCTATGGCGGTGTAAACGAGGGTGTTTGTTGCCTGTTGATAGTGAATCTGACTGTGTATTCAGACAGATTCTGCTGATTTTTTTATTTTCTTTGACGAACTTTACAGAGTGAACGATTTTATTCTCAGGTATGCCGGGCTACCTTAGTACAGACTGGGCTGGGTAAACTGATTGATCCTCTTCACTTTTAACAATTTATGGACAGTGCGCATGAAGATAGTGACACCTCGCATTTCCTGGGGACGCGTAGTCGTGGCGGCCGCCACGGCGCTGATGACGGTTTCGCCGGGACTTCGGGCTGAGCAGACGCCACCGCCTCCGCAAATTGAGGCCAAAGCCTTTATTCTGATCGATTACGCCAGTGGCCGGGTGCTGGCGGAGTCAAATGCCGATGCCAGACTGGATCCCGCCAGCCTGACTAAAATCATGTCCAGCTATGTGATTGGTCAGGCCATCAAGGTGGGAAAGATTACGCCGGAAGATAAAGTAACCGTTGGGAAAGACGCCTGGGCGACCGGTAATCCGGCGCTGCGCGGCTCGTCGCTGATGTTTCTCAAGCCAGGTGACCAGATTCCGGTGTCCGAACTTAATAAAGGCATGGTGATCCAGTCCGGCAATGACGCCAGCATTGCACTGGCGGACTATGTCGCCGGCAGCCAGGATGCGTTCGTCAGCCTGATGAACCAGTACGCCGCTACTCTCGGACTGGCGAATACCCATTTTCTCACTGTGCACGGCCTGGATACGCCGGGGCAGTACAGCACCGCACGCGATATGGCGCGCCTGACTCAGGCGTTGATCCGCTATGTGCCGGGCGAATACGCCTTGCACAGCGAAAAAGAATTTACGTTCAATAATATCCGCCAGCCCAACCGTAACCGCCTGCTGTGGAGCGGCAATTTGCGCGTAGATGGCGTGAAAACCGGCTATACCGGCGGCGCGGGCCACAGTCTGGTGGCGTCCGCCGTTGATAGCGACATGCGGCTGATTTCGGTCGTGCTGGGCGCGCCGTCGGACGCGGTACGCTTCCGGGAAAGTGAAAAGCTGTTGACCTGGGGGTTCCGCTTCTTTGAAACCGTGACGCCGGTGCGCAGCGATGCGCCATTCACCACTCAGCGAGTGTGGTTCGGCACTGAAAAACAGGTCAGACTGAGCGTCGCGCAGGACGCTGCGCTGACCGCGCCGAAAGGGCAAATGAAAAACCTGAAGGCTAGCTTCACGCTGGCGCAGCCGCAGTTGAAAGCGCCGTTGAAGAAAGGGCAGGTGGTTGGCACCATTGATTTCCAACTGGATGGCAACAGTATCGGCCAGCGGCCGTTGGTGGTGATGGAAGACATACCGGAAGCCGGTTTCTTCAGCCGTCTGTGGGATCGGGTGCTGATGACGTTGTCCGGCTGGTTTGGCGGAATATTCGGTTAGTCTTCCTGACGCCGTGAGCCGATGGCCCGGTCGGGCCATCTGTCGCAATGGACAGGGTGCCAGCGTCAGGGCGTCAGCAGCCGGATGTTGTTGGATTTGAGATAGTGTATGCAGTCGGCGTCCGGTGTGCGGTTGGTGATTACCGTATCAAATAAGGTTAGCGCGCCGATGCGTGCGGGCTTGCGTTTGCCGAACTTGCTGCCGTCCGCTACCAGGATCACGCGCTGGGATAAGGCCATGGCGCGGTGTTTCATCGCCAGCTCGGCGAAATTAAAACAGGTAGCGCCTGCCTCCGGGTCGATTCCTCCCGCCGAGATGAACGCCTTGGTCGGGCAGATCTGATCCAGTTCATGCTGACGTCCCAGCGGAGTAAAAATGGCGTTGTCAGGATGGAACTCCCCACCGCACAGGATTATCCGGCCGTTCGGTTTGCCCTGTAACGCCAGAAAGGTATTGAGCGAATAGCAGATGCCGGTAAACGGCAGGTCATCCGGAATGGCGGCGATTATGAAAGGGATGGTGGTGCCGCAGTCAAAGAACAGGGTATCGTTCGGTTCGATGCTGGCGGCGGCCAGTTCGCCCACGATGCTTTTTTCCACCACGTGTTTTGCCTGCTGGTCGGAGACAAAATAGCTGGTGGCGCCGTTGGCTTTCAGATCACACACCACGTAGCCGCCCAGCAGTACCACCGATGCCTCCGGCTGGGCGTTCAGATCGCGTCGGACTGTCATCTCGGAGACGCCAAGCAGTAGCGCCGCATCTTTCAGATGCAGTTTGTCGGCCTTTTTTAAAGCCTGAGCCAGTTTGTTGAGCCGTGCTGCGCGACGCGTTTCCATGTTTTTCCTCGATAATGCCGGTCAGACTAGCTCCGATGCAGAATATTCACCATGCACTACGCCATCCTTCATGGCAAATGCCTGAATCGGAATACGTGATAGGAATGAAAGTGAAATGCACCGGGGATGGTTAACCGCAGGCAATGTGCGCTGACTGCTCAGCAGATGGGACATTAATATAACCTTCATGAAAGGTGGGGCGCAAATCCATCATGAAAATGTTATAACGCACCGGGCCTTATTAGATCGGCTAATTAACGTAAACAAACCAATGGGTAACTCGCGTGACGCCGACAGAAAAATAAGAGCTGAATTATAAAAAAGAAAATGCCCGTCGTTCTTGAACCTAACCGGCGTGAACGACGGGCTCCTCAATTCAGGGATATCAAAGAAAAGCAGTGGCACTAATTCAGACTTTACCTTTGGAAAAAAGTTCTGTGCTTTTCGAAAAAAAATTGACGTTGATTTACAAAGTGACTCAGCCGGGTAGTTGCGGCCAGATAATCACAATCAGCGACCCGGCCAGCGTCAGCAATACGTTGGCGATGGCATAGGTCCCAGCGTATCCCAGCGCGGGGATATTGCTGCGGGCGGTATCGCTGATAATCTCCATCGCCGGGGCGCAGGTGCGTGCCCCCATAATCGCGCCGAACAGTAGCGCCCGGTTCATGCGCAGTACATAAGCACCGAACAAAAAACAGACAACCACCGGCAGCAGGCTGACGATCAGCCCCGACAGCACCATCTGGATGCCTACGTCGCCGAAGCTGTGGTTGATGGTGCTGCCGGCGCTTAGCCCGACGCCGGCCATAAAGACCATCAGGCCGAACTCTTTCACCATATTCAGCGCCCCCTGCGGGATGTAACCGAAGGTCGGGTGGTTGGCGCGCAGAAACCCGAGCATGATGCCGGAAAACAGCAAACCCGCCGCGTTGCCGATACCGAAGGAAAAATTGCGGAACTGGAAGGTGATCAGCCCCACCATAATGCCGATGATGAAAAAGGCGCAGAAAGCCAGCAGGTCGGTGACCTGGCTGTGAATGGAGATAAAACCGATGCGGTCGGCGATGCTTTTCACCCGGCGAGCGTCGCCGCTGACCTGTAAAACGTCCCCTTTATTCAGCACCACGCCGTCGTCGATCGGCATTTCAATCTGGCTGCGGACGATGCGGTTGAGGAAACAGCCATGGTCGGTCAGTTTCAATTGGCTCAGACGTTTGCCTACGGCGTTGTGGTTTTTCACCACGATTTCCTCGGTCACGATCCGCATATCCAGCAGGTCGCGCTCAAACACTTCCTTGCCATCGCGGAAATTGGGGTTGAGGCGGGCGTGAGCGTCTGGATATCCCACCAGCGCGATTTCATCTCCCAGTTGCAGCACGGCGTCGCCATCCGGCGTCGCCAGAATGCCGTTGCGACGGATGCGCTCAATGTAGCAGCCGGTCTGACGATAAATACCCAGTTCGCGCAGATTTTTGCCGTCAGCCCATGCCACCAGCTCCGGGCCGACCCGATAGGCGCGAATGATCGGCAGGTAAATCTTACGCTGACTGTCGGCGTCCAGCCCGCGTTCGCGGGCAATCTGTTGGGCACTGGTCGGCAGATCCTGATGCTGCAGTTTGGGCAGATAGCGGGCGCCGAAAATCAGGCTGACCAGACCGATCAGGTAGGTCAGCGCGTAGCCCAGACTCAGTTGCTCCTGCGTCATCGACAACTGTGGTCCGATGCTGATGGTGTTGCGCAGCGTATCCCCGGCGCCTACCAGCACCGGCGTTGAGGTCATGGCGCCCGCCAACATACCGGCGGTCAGGCCGATGCCCCAGCCGAATACCTTGCCCAGCACCAGGGCTGTCAACAA
The DNA window shown above is from Dickeya dadantii NCPPB 898 and carries:
- a CDS encoding PQQ-dependent sugar dehydrogenase, coding for MFFPRVHFLTLPLLAAGWLFSMSLFAAPTVTVLQDNLDHPWSLAFLPDDQGLLLTERSGQLRHWQAGKGLSAPLDGVPVVFARSQGGLLDVVLSPNFRQDRRVYLSYAESGPDGLAGTAAGFGVLSDDLRRLNNFTVIFRQLPKRSTGAHFGGRMAFDRQGHLFIALGENQQRMLAQDLGSLQGKLVRLTPEGEAPVDNPFVNHSGARPEIWSYGLRNPQGLALNPWSGDIWESEHGPRGGDEVNIPRPGENYGWPLATYGIDYSGQNIPEFQGTEVAGTANPVYYWKVSPAISGMAFYNSGRFPAWRHSLFIGALAGTSLIRLSLEGDRVVSEERLLADRGERIRDVRVGPDGYLYVLTDQDNGKLLKVGLAE
- a CDS encoding glutathione S-transferase family protein, which encodes MLIIWGRENSTNVKKARWCAAELGLAYELVPAGGQFGRNRDADYLSMNPNGLVPCLQDDELVLWESHAIVRYLAAQYGQGRFYHADPKIQAGIDKWLDWAAGLTEPYKQVFINLVRTVPEKRNMQDVETGIAGCEKLFAIADAVLANQRWLSGDEFGIGDIPLGCIAYSWFNLPISRQPRPHLERWYQQLTERDAFRQTVMLPLT
- the rimO gene encoding 30S ribosomal protein S12 methylthiotransferase RimO, translated to MTVNTFDPSQTTTLSAPQKALSDQSSGAGKDLSRKIGFVSLGCPKNLVDSERILTELRTEGYQVVPSYNDADLVIVNTCGFIDSAVQESLEAIGEALNENGKVIVTGCLGAKDNQIREVHPNVLEITGPHSYEQVLNHVHHYVPKPEHDPFTSLIPAQGVKLTPRHYAYLKISEGCDHHCTFCIIPSMRGDLDSRPIGSVLDEAKRLADAGVKELLVISQDTSAYGADVKNRTGFWNGQPVKTSMVSLCEQLSTLGLWVRLHYVYPYPHVDDVIPLMAAGKVLPYLDIPLQHASPKILKLMKRPGAVERTLERIKRWREICPELTLRSTFIVGFPGETEEDFQMLLDFLQEAQLDRVGCFRYSPVEGAAANDLPDQVPEEVKEERYHRFMQIQQRISSQRLQAKVGRELKVLIDEVDEEGAIGRSMADAPEIDGAVYLNGENRVNVGDLVTVKIEHADEYDLWGSLV
- a CDS encoding aspartate:alanine antiporter, whose translation is MNINVADLLNGNYILLLFVVLCLGLCLGKLRLGSVQLGNSIGVLVVSLLLGQQHFAINTDALNLGFMLFIFCVGVEAGPNFFSIFFRDGKNYLMLALVMVSSALLTALVLGKVFGWGIGLTAGMLAGAMTSTPVLVGAGDTLRNTISIGPQLSMTQEQLSLGYALTYLIGLVSLIFGARYLPKLQHQDLPTSAQQIARERGLDADSQRKIYLPIIRAYRVGPELVAWADGKNLRELGIYRQTGCYIERIRRNGILATPDGDAVLQLGDEIALVGYPDAHARLNPNFRDGKEVFERDLLDMRIVTEEIVVKNHNAVGKRLSQLKLTDHGCFLNRIVRSQIEMPIDDGVVLNKGDVLQVSGDARRVKSIADRIGFISIHSQVTDLLAFCAFFIIGIMVGLITFQFRNFSFGIGNAAGLLFSGIMLGFLRANHPTFGYIPQGALNMVKEFGLMVFMAGVGLSAGSTINHSFGDVGIQMVLSGLIVSLLPVVVCFLFGAYVLRMNRALLFGAIMGARTCAPAMEIISDTARSNIPALGYAGTYAIANVLLTLAGSLIVIIWPQLPG
- a CDS encoding serine hydrolase; this translates as MTVSPGLRAEQTPPPPQIEAKAFILIDYASGRVLAESNADARLDPASLTKIMSSYVIGQAIKVGKITPEDKVTVGKDAWATGNPALRGSSLMFLKPGDQIPVSELNKGMVIQSGNDASIALADYVAGSQDAFVSLMNQYAATLGLANTHFLTVHGLDTPGQYSTARDMARLTQALIRYVPGEYALHSEKEFTFNNIRQPNRNRLLWSGNLRVDGVKTGYTGGAGHSLVASAVDSDMRLISVVLGAPSDAVRFRESEKLLTWGFRFFETVTPVRSDAPFTTQRVWFGTEKQVRLSVAQDAALTAPKGQMKNLKASFTLAQPQLKAPLKKGQVVGTIDFQLDGNSIGQRPLVVMEDIPEAGFFSRLWDRVLMTLSGWFGGIFG
- a CDS encoding methionine ABC transporter ATP-binding protein; the encoded protein is MIQLENICVEFPQGKGAGARAVDDVSLHIRQGEVYGIVGASGAGKSTLLRTINLLQRPVSGQVRVNGVRVSDLSGQALRAERQKIGMIFQHFNLMQTRTVAQNVAFSLRAAGKPTPVINQRVPEILALVGLADKADAYPSQLSGGQKQRVGIARAIANHPEVLLCDEPTSALDLETSAAILDLLKQINQKLGITIVLISHEMSVIKTICDRVAVMTGGRVVEEGEVFDIFATPQHAFTRQLVSHTLNLELPARLKQELRGTLLKILFIGESAEQPVLSDVATRYGVSVNILHGKIEYIGHRALGVLVALLTHPSDKRVVADAVKHIQQRTAQVEVLHG
- a CDS encoding methionine ABC transporter permease, which codes for MAELLTDLFNAFNETFQMVGISTLFAVLGGLPLGFLIYVTDRHLFWENRFFYLFGTVLVNIIRSIPFVILLVLLLPLTQFLLGNTIGPVAAAVPMSVAAIAFYARLVDSALRDVDPGIVEAAEAFGASPLRIIGTVLLPEARAGLLRGLTITLVSLIGYSAMAGIVGGGGVGDLAIRFGYYRYETQVMVITVIALVILVQIVQTLGDWLAKRADKRERRR
- a CDS encoding MetQ/NlpA family ABC transporter substrate-binding protein, yielding MTLTRSIRAVLAVALLASGTSQALAQSDPHTIVFGVAPGPYGDMVNQAIKPELTKKGYNVVVREFSDYVQPNLALSNGSIDANLFQHTLYLDKFSADKGLKLTRLITVPTASMGFYSRKITSLDQLKKGDVITLSNDPTNLARGLRFLQSLGLITIKPNIDPTKASEKDIQDNPRELVFKPLEAAQLPRTLDSVTASLVNGNFAIAAGLKLSSALKLETLDENLKNVIAVRTDDLDKPFVKEIKAVVESPAYAAVINDPATMFSQFQRPDWMRAQTPTPAQ
- a CDS encoding alpha/beta fold hydrolase — protein: MSIEKCIVTYDSWKIYVEKHISDPAHETIIMVNGALSTTAAFKNTVKNLSSRFNIILFDLPFIGESLPHNTLDRVITKNDEVNILLHLIDTLEPDHILSISWGGLSSMLALSNKPKRIKKAVIASFSAHLNDKMRDYIQRARHYIHSKEFEHAAELLNNEVGKFLPPLLKHINLKHISSMSEFAFQQVNFHIDQVLTLKEEQYIEIFKDINAEILFLNGENDEYTTADDIKKMEKYIRLCEFSTIPEAGHFLDLENRKAAKQVAERIITFFA
- the deoR gene encoding DNA-binding transcriptional repressor DeoR, with product METRRAARLNKLAQALKKADKLHLKDAALLLGVSEMTVRRDLNAQPEASVVLLGGYVVCDLKANGATSYFVSDQQAKHVVEKSIVGELAAASIEPNDTLFFDCGTTIPFIIAAIPDDLPFTGICYSLNTFLALQGKPNGRIILCGGEFHPDNAIFTPLGRQHELDQICPTKAFISAGGIDPEAGATCFNFAELAMKHRAMALSQRVILVADGSKFGKRKPARIGALTLFDTVITNRTPDADCIHYLKSNNIRLLTP